Genomic segment of Coffea arabica cultivar ET-39 chromosome 1e, Coffea Arabica ET-39 HiFi, whole genome shotgun sequence:
GAATGGAGATCAAGAGAACATGATTAAGGCAAGTCTTTGGATCAAGCAGAGTTAGGAGTTTGGATGGTATAACTTCATCTAATAGCTTCAAAAACAAATGAATATTTTATAGTGAGATGGCTCCATAACATGTTAAATATTTAGTATTTTCTTGTGGTTGTATAGTTTGTTACTTCTTATACAATTTGATATAAAATCATATAACAGTATTATATGTATAAATTTTATTCATACACACCAacttaataaataaatttaattcACTAAGTAATCGTACACCAAATTTTGAAGAAGTACTACAATAGTTTATAATTGCACTAAATCTAACCCTACCTATCCAAACATCTCGCAACATCATTTCACCATGACCACACAAATTGCCCCAATCCTTCCTAAAACTGTTTCACTATGATACATACTTTGTCAATTAGCTGTTTTGAGCACTAAAATTTTTTGCGACCAGAAGGAAATGCCCTTTTAACCCTATTTATTCTGTAGTAAGTGACGTAATGGATCTCACCAGAGACTAACAAAGATGTCTACATGAGCTCTTTTTACTACACTACGGTAGACTAACAAGACGTCTACATGGGCTCCTTTTCCTACAATACAGTACATCACTTCTGCCTGGAAAATGCCAAATCATTGTGTCCAAAATAACCACGACATTAAGTTGAAGTTTAATTGGCATTTGTTAAGACGTTGGCTTGCCCGAAATAGACTGATCATGGCCCCTTCCATACGATGGGAAAATTATCAACTTATGTTTTGAACTATATATGTAATTTCTTGACGATTTCACTGCTGTTACATGAGGGTGATATACGGTTTGTTGGCCAAAAAGATCAAGAATGGGTTTACTTAGAAATTAAACATTTGTCTGCATAATTTTGTTGAGAGACTTCATCTCAAGCCAAAAgcaaccctttttttttcttttttttttttttgggtcgaaGTGTCGCTACCACCAACGAAGAAATTTGAGGATACAGTCTCAAATTATAAGCCAAAGACAAACTAAAAAGACTACAATTACAATACATCCTATCGCTAAAACATTCTTTTCGCATACTGATAGTTAattcttttcagaaatgaacaAATAGGGAGAACAATTTGTCAACTAGACAGAGACCAACTCAAGCAAACAACCCTAGGCCAAAATATCTACTAAGCTGCAAAACATCACACGATTAAATCAGCAGGCTCCAGAGCCTATGATCCTCAAATCATTCATGAGTGGCACCACCTTTCACTTGAAAAAACCCAAGCACAATCATAAATCTCCCTTACATGAGCGCCAATCTTCCCATGAGATAAGAGCTTGGTTTTTTCTGGAAATTTCCCCAGCAATTCCAACATGGAAGGAAATACTAGACACGAGAAGAGTCATCCGATGCAAGCATGAAAACATTTTACTAGCTAGGAGAAGAAGAGAACAAGACATGCAAAGCAGACAAGGTAAACAACCAAGCCCCATCTAATCTGACAGCATCAGCAAAAGCGACAGAAATCACTCATTTGTTCACATAGACTCCTGAATAAAATCAATCCTATGCCATCCTAAAATGGGTGGCCAAATAAAATTGCAGCACAATCAAGAGAATCTCAGAGGCCTCCACTGCAGCAATAAACAAAGAGCAGAAAGGAAATTAACAGTATCCTCCAGCTGTAATCATACAAAATTAGTTAACCTGCATACATAAGGGCTTCTTTCTCTTAACCCATATCGGAACCTCAAACATCAAAAGGAAGTGATTAAAATCTTCTCCTTGGGCTTCTAGAGCGATGACCACGTGGAGATCTGCAAAATTTAGACCCAAAAAGTTAAATCTCACAAGTAATTCCAATGCTCAACTCTTAGTATCCTACACTAATATGACATACACATGTTCAAGACCAAAAACATTAATCACATCCCAATATCGCTTGTCATCCAAAGTGCAAAACATCCACCTCATAACTCATTTGTTGAAGAAACTAAAAAATTATATGACTTCACACATCCAAGGTCAGAACAAATGGGAGACGAGAATATCCACCATAGCAGGAAAAGATGCTAATTCCCCACAAAGATCATCCAGTCTGGAAAAttgctaacttgaaaacgaaattGTGATTTGTTACTTCTAAGTGGGAAAAGATGCAAACAATGTCaggcaaaagaaaaaaccctagaaaactgATTCTCAAACCtagtttcccaaaaaaaaaaaaaaagggtaccATAAACTGGCTTTGCAAAAAATACCAGttgaatgaaagagaaaagaaacagCACTTTTGACAATAATAGAAACACCCAAAGACCACATAATTCTACAGTCATCATGATTTTCAAGTATTCATGTAACAGGAAATACACATACATACTACTATATTTGTTCATTTTAATGTCATCTAACATATGCAGAATTACACACTAACAAAGCCTTATTGACCTGCAACGTTTATGGCATAAATTAATAAATCAAATTAGATGTTCTGCAAACATACCTCCTCCTCATATTCTTCCTTTTAAATGGACCTTTGCTGAATGCCCAATCAACATGTATAGTGTGGGTGTAGAATTCAGTTCCATCCATTTCGTGTATGGCTTTCTCTGCTTCTTCGCGGTCCTCGTACTCAATAAGTGCATAACCCTGCACAAACCAATTCAATATTAATTCTTTtgccaccccaaaaaaaaaaaaaaaaaagtccaaggAACAGCAAACAAAGTCACGTAAAAGACTCAAGGAAACCGCCAACACAAAACTGAAAAGCAGAAGAAAATATGTCTTTGTAAGTGAAGATAGAGTTCATTACACAAACACATGAGCCCTTAGTGAACAAAATCTAATTTCAAGTAAAAACAACTTATATATTTAGTAGCAAGGCAAAAGATTCAGAGATGCACGACAGAAAAGTGTGTTCCAATTATGTGGTACATGTTAGGGCATATATAGTGCGATCTATGAGCAAACTCCCAGGCTTTTAGCTGCAAAGAACAAGACTGTATAATTCATTATCTTTTCCTCAGCTAGCTATTTTACTTTTCTGGGAGTTTGTAGAGGGTCCTGAAGTTCATGATTGACAGGAAATTCAATTCTATTTTAGAAGAGAAGCTAGACTAGAAAAATATTCTACACCTTACAAATTTATGCTTACCTTGACAAATCCAGTCCTGCGATCAAGATTCAAATGCAAGTTTTTAATCTCTCCAAACTCACGAAATGCATTCAACAGCTCATCTTCTTGTAACTCTTCATGAACTCCAGTAACCAATATAATCCATCCTTCGATTGCTGCATAAATCATTACCAACAAAATTTTTATTagcattttaaatttttcaaagaatAACCCTAAATCCAGAGCATCAAAGGTAAAGGCCACTACGTAATAAAGC
This window contains:
- the LOC113701993 gene encoding RNA-binding protein Y14; translation: MANPEVEAVDFEPEDDDLMDEDVDGAASPRAPIPKLKSAITGGSSSSFSAAKKTKGRGFREEATTADRNARMSAPFDSLDSEGGPGPERSIEGWIILVTGVHEELQEDELLNAFREFGEIKNLHLNLDRRTGFVKGYALIEYEDREEAEKAIHEMDGTEFYTHTIHVDWAFSKGPFKRKNMRRRSPRGHRSRSPRRRF